Proteins from a single region of Congzhengia minquanensis:
- the kduI gene encoding 5-dehydro-4-deoxy-D-glucuronate isomerase: MEIRNASNSKDVKFYTTDRLREEFLITNLFTKDNIRMVYSHIDRIITAGLMPVLQELKLEAGKELAADFFLQRREMGCINIGGKGIITVDGTEYVMEPRDGIYIGMGNKEVTFKSVNPDEPAKFYMSSCPAHKSYPIVKIDISKAKKVPCGSVEDCNKRVINQYIHPEVMQSCQLSMGLTQLEPGSNWNTMPSHTHDRRMEVYLYLDMDEDNVVFHMMGEPSETRHIVMHNEEAVISPSWSIHSGVGTKAYSFIWAMCGENQEFDDMDHIQTKDLR, translated from the coding sequence TTGGAAATTAGAAATGCATCGAATTCTAAAGACGTTAAATTTTACACAACCGACAGATTAAGAGAAGAATTTTTAATCACAAACCTGTTCACAAAGGACAATATCCGCATGGTATACAGCCATATCGACAGGATTATTACAGCGGGCTTAATGCCGGTGTTACAGGAGCTAAAGCTGGAAGCAGGCAAGGAGCTTGCGGCGGACTTTTTCCTGCAGCGTCGTGAAATGGGCTGCATTAACATCGGCGGAAAAGGCATTATCACCGTGGACGGCACGGAGTATGTAATGGAACCCAGAGACGGTATTTACATCGGCATGGGCAACAAAGAGGTTACCTTTAAAAGCGTAAACCCCGACGAGCCCGCAAAGTTTTATATGAGCTCCTGCCCGGCGCACAAGTCTTATCCCATTGTGAAAATTGACATCAGCAAGGCGAAAAAGGTGCCCTGCGGCAGTGTGGAAGACTGTAATAAGCGCGTGATTAACCAGTATATTCATCCTGAGGTAATGCAAAGCTGCCAGCTTTCTATGGGACTTACCCAACTGGAGCCGGGGTCGAACTGGAACACCATGCCTTCCCATACCCACGACAGAAGAATGGAAGTTTATCTCTATCTCGATATGGATGAGGATAACGTCGTGTTCCACATGATGGGCGAGCCCAGCGAGACGCGTCACATTGTAATGCACAACGAAGAAGCGGTAATCAGTCCCAGCTGGTCAATCCACAGCGGCGTTGGCACAAAGGCATATTCCTTTATTTGGGCAATGTGCGGCGAAAATCAGGAATTTGACGATATGGACCATATTCAGACAAAAGATTTAAGATAG
- a CDS encoding DUF2628 domain-containing protein encodes MNYENLSNTATPGALKKCPGCGAECDSKQNYCTACGTSLNVDHEKSDAFQNWDQNQQYTTQNPNEARLVVNENDLAYFICDNQVYYRNKFQKMRVTNSKISWNWAAFLFGNCWLVYRKMYGICAIVYSTNFVFSRLLPYPINLVFSLALWVCYGLFGNYVYMRHAENEIIYGKTMDDNSKKYYYIKKGGTSGRSIAVYLLLEFLFGFLFAFMKNMVKALI; translated from the coding sequence ATGAATTATGAAAATTTATCTAACACTGCCACCCCCGGGGCGTTAAAAAAATGTCCGGGATGCGGAGCGGAATGTGATTCGAAACAAAACTATTGTACCGCATGCGGTACTAGCTTGAATGTAGACCATGAAAAATCGGATGCATTTCAAAATTGGGATCAAAATCAGCAATACACAACGCAAAATCCTAATGAGGCGCGGCTCGTTGTAAACGAGAATGATTTAGCTTATTTTATTTGTGATAACCAGGTATATTACAGAAACAAATTCCAAAAAATGAGGGTAACAAATTCTAAGATAAGCTGGAATTGGGCAGCTTTTTTGTTTGGAAACTGTTGGTTGGTTTATAGAAAAATGTATGGCATTTGTGCTATTGTTTATTCAACGAACTTTGTTTTTAGCCGTTTGTTGCCCTATCCAATTAACCTGGTTTTCTCTCTTGCATTATGGGTTTGTTATGGTCTATTTGGAAACTATGTCTACATGCGCCACGCGGAAAACGAAATTATCTATGGCAAAACCATGGATGATAATTCAAAAAAATATTATTACATAAAGAAAGGCGGAACCAGCGGCCGTTCTATCGCTGTTTATTTATTGCTTGAGTTTTTATTCGGATTTTTATTTGCGTTCATGAAAAACATGGTGAAAGCTTTAATATGA
- a CDS encoding gluconate 5-dehydrogenase, which yields MFRLDGKVALVTGASYGIGFAIAKGLAGAGATIVFNDIKQELVDKGLAAYKEEGIEAHGYVCDVTDEKAVNAFVKAVEKEVGVIDILVNNAGIIKRIPMCDMSADEFRQVIDVDLNAPFIVSKAVIPSMMKKGGGKIINICSMMSELGRETVSAYAAAKGGLKMLTKNIASEYGEYNIQCNGIGPGYIATPQTAPLREKQPDGSKHPFDSFIISKTPAARWGNPEDLAGPAVFLASEASNFVNGHILYVDGGILAYIGKQP from the coding sequence ATGTTTCGTTTAGACGGAAAAGTTGCGCTGGTAACCGGCGCGTCATATGGAATTGGGTTTGCAATTGCAAAAGGCTTGGCCGGCGCAGGAGCAACCATTGTTTTTAACGATATTAAACAGGAATTGGTAGACAAGGGCTTAGCCGCTTATAAAGAAGAGGGAATTGAGGCTCATGGCTATGTGTGCGACGTAACAGATGAAAAAGCAGTAAATGCATTTGTGAAGGCCGTAGAAAAAGAAGTCGGCGTGATTGACATTTTGGTGAACAACGCAGGCATTATCAAACGAATTCCCATGTGCGACATGTCGGCCGACGAATTCAGACAGGTGATTGACGTTGACCTAAACGCGCCGTTTATTGTGTCGAAAGCTGTTATTCCTTCTATGATGAAAAAGGGCGGCGGCAAAATTATTAACATTTGCTCCATGATGAGCGAACTGGGCCGTGAAACGGTTTCCGCTTATGCTGCGGCAAAGGGCGGCTTGAAAATGCTTACCAAGAATATTGCCAGCGAATATGGCGAATATAATATTCAGTGTAACGGCATTGGGCCCGGATATATTGCAACTCCCCAGACAGCGCCCCTGCGCGAAAAACAGCCCGACGGCTCGAAGCACCCGTTCGATTCGTTCATCATCTCCAAAACCCCTGCGGCAAGATGGGGCAACCCGGAAGATTTGGCCGGCCCTGCAGTATTTTTGGCGTCGGAAGCTTCTAACTTCGTAAACGGCCACATTCTCTATGTAGACGGCGGAATTTTAGCTTACATCGGCAAACAGCCGTAA